In a single window of the Gemmatimonadota bacterium genome:
- a CDS encoding BTAD domain-containing putative transcriptional regulator translates to MIVLRTLGAIGLAAVDGRELDGLLRQPKRLALLCYLASPSPGAWHRRDTLLAAFWPEFETGQARSALRNALYVIRQELGPDVLRTRGDDEVSLDPALLVNDVALLQRDIDSGALRDAVDRYGGDFLPALFVHDAQGFEKWVDGERHRIRSLVLKAALQLSLDAEAHGDLAAALQAQRWLCETAPDDEAAARRYIALLDQSGDRVQALVVFDRLHARLRDEFGSEPSRETIRLIEEIRSRRTPAAMEEQAAAYPPPIAAAETSPGHRAGVRWRWWAGAAVFVLTLIAASLGRWRAAVGAVPTSLLVLPMENATGDAGNDYVATGLAEDVAARLTALHSFVIHSGARARWPVRPREALATLTPRFGTAVILRTRLTRTGDSLQVTSEVFDAQSGATREIATERFTLGTLRDAGSQLAAAVAGAVFRVPLPEVPRDPSRPVDPEAYRLTLLGWHVLLQRSDAAGARELFLRATQIDPLHARAWSGLSSTWAAATTNGQIPFDEGFALAEAAASRALALDSLQGTAWANLGILHALKARSLAAGEPFFRRAMMVEPANAETYMVHASALRFAWQWDQAHDAIRVARQLDPLSSYYAGLEGNGAMCQDRPADALRWYRVQLALDPRDRSAHLGAGRALARMGRWDEAIAQLRALAVARGDPAFASALLAAHGERGYWEMKHREGAGLLEERQRRARTGFVAPYLLGVAEIGAGHLDRGLALLEDETRNGSRMVYKLPCNPEIDEVRSLPRFQRLLAAAGALPLTATGP, encoded by the coding sequence ATGATCGTCCTGCGCACCTTGGGCGCGATTGGCCTTGCTGCGGTTGATGGGCGAGAACTCGATGGGCTCCTGCGCCAGCCAAAAAGGCTGGCGCTGCTCTGCTACCTCGCTTCGCCGAGCCCTGGCGCCTGGCACCGTCGCGATACCCTCCTCGCGGCGTTCTGGCCCGAGTTCGAAACCGGCCAGGCTCGTTCCGCTCTCCGGAACGCCCTCTACGTCATTCGTCAGGAACTCGGCCCCGACGTGCTTCGCACGCGCGGCGACGACGAGGTCTCCCTCGATCCTGCGCTGCTGGTGAATGATGTCGCGCTCCTGCAGCGTGACATCGATTCTGGCGCCCTCAGGGACGCGGTCGATCGTTATGGCGGGGATTTTCTCCCCGCGCTCTTCGTCCACGACGCACAGGGGTTCGAGAAGTGGGTCGATGGCGAGCGGCACCGGATTCGCTCCCTGGTCTTGAAAGCGGCCCTGCAGCTCTCGCTCGACGCGGAGGCGCACGGCGATCTCGCCGCGGCCCTGCAGGCGCAACGCTGGCTCTGCGAGACGGCTCCCGATGATGAGGCCGCCGCCCGCCGATACATCGCACTGCTCGACCAGAGCGGGGATCGCGTCCAGGCCCTGGTGGTGTTCGACCGCTTGCACGCACGCTTGCGTGATGAGTTCGGGAGCGAACCGTCGCGCGAAACCATTCGCCTGATCGAAGAGATCCGCTCTCGTCGTACACCAGCCGCGATGGAGGAGCAGGCGGCCGCCTACCCACCCCCCATCGCAGCCGCCGAAACAAGTCCCGGGCATCGCGCCGGCGTGCGCTGGCGCTGGTGGGCCGGGGCCGCCGTATTCGTCCTGACGCTCATCGCGGCCTCGCTCGGCCGCTGGCGCGCGGCGGTGGGAGCTGTTCCGACGTCGTTGCTCGTGTTGCCAATGGAGAACGCAACCGGCGATGCCGGCAATGACTATGTCGCGACGGGGCTCGCCGAAGACGTCGCAGCGCGGCTGACGGCCCTCCACAGCTTCGTGATTCATTCCGGGGCCCGGGCGCGCTGGCCGGTGCGCCCGCGTGAAGCACTCGCCACGCTCACTCCGCGCTTCGGAACAGCCGTGATCTTGCGCACGCGGCTCACGCGCACGGGGGACTCACTCCAGGTTACTTCGGAAGTATTCGATGCGCAGAGCGGTGCGACCCGCGAGATCGCAACCGAGCGATTCACGCTGGGCACGCTTCGCGATGCCGGCAGTCAACTCGCAGCCGCCGTCGCCGGCGCGGTGTTTCGTGTGCCATTGCCGGAGGTACCGCGAGATCCGTCCCGTCCAGTGGACCCCGAGGCCTATCGCCTCACCCTCCTCGGCTGGCACGTGCTGCTCCAGCGCAGCGATGCCGCTGGGGCGAGGGAACTCTTCCTTCGCGCTACGCAGATCGATCCGCTGCACGCGCGAGCCTGGTCGGGGCTGAGTTCGACGTGGGCTGCCGCCACCACCAATGGCCAGATTCCGTTCGACGAGGGGTTTGCGCTGGCCGAGGCCGCTGCGAGCCGCGCTCTCGCACTCGACTCCCTGCAGGGCACCGCCTGGGCGAACCTCGGCATCCTGCACGCACTAAAGGCGCGGAGTCTCGCGGCAGGGGAGCCGTTCTTTCGCAGGGCGATGATGGTGGAACCCGCCAACGCCGAGACCTACATGGTCCACGCGTCGGCGCTGCGCTTCGCGTGGCAGTGGGATCAGGCGCACGATGCGATCCGGGTCGCGCGGCAACTCGATCCGCTGAGTTCCTACTACGCGGGGCTGGAGGGGAACGGGGCGATGTGCCAGGATCGCCCCGCTGACGCGCTGCGCTGGTATCGCGTGCAGCTCGCACTCGATCCGCGTGACCGCAGCGCCCACCTCGGGGCGGGACGAGCACTGGCACGAATGGGCCGCTGGGACGAGGCGATCGCGCAACTGCGGGCCTTGGCGGTCGCCCGCGGCGACCCCGCCTTCGCCTCGGCGCTGTTGGCGGCACACGGTGAGCGGGGCTACTGGGAGATGAAGCACCGTGAAGGGGCTGGCCTGCTTGAGGAGCGCCAGCGGCGAGCGCGCACTGGCTTCGTGGCGCCGTATCTCCTCGGCGTGGCGGAAATCGGCGCTGGGCACCTCGATCGCGGCCTGGCACTGCTGGAGGACGAGACGCGGAACGGGAGCCGGATGGTCTACAAGCTGCCGTGCAATCCGGAAATCGATGAAGTGCGCTCCTTGCCGCGATTCCAGCGACTGCTTGCGGCCGCCGGGGCATTGCCGCTCACGGCTACGGGGCCGTAG